One window of Ziziphus jujuba cultivar Dongzao chromosome 5, ASM3175591v1 genomic DNA carries:
- the LOC107429267 gene encoding uncharacterized protein LOC107429267 isoform X16 has protein sequence MSSSKSALHQLKDGVVQNRSSDFLDRHKFEAHLAPKNLKGDETFNHLQDQEAMVELHSQARKLGEEIQFLREQISVASVKEMQLLTEKYALETKLADLRLAVDEKQNEAITSALNELAGRKGDLEGNLKLAHELKVEEDERYVFMSSLLGLLAEYGIWPRVMNAAAISSSIKHLYDQLQWKIKVSHDRIREITTVVENHSESGSHGIGSLGPGILNGQLSNRSTGQRGSSPYNDFVDGLVDPTDIPRYMTDHTHIRNVMLTNNGIPQEFTPNTTRVMASPMPPPIPNDEIASSISEEGPGIENFQIVGDAIPGGKLLGCGFPVRGTSLCMFQWVRDLQDGTRQYIEGATNPEYTVTADDVDKIIAVECIPMDDHGRQGDLVRLFANDQNKIKCDPEMQKEIDTHISRGQAAFSVQLLMESSENWEASTLTLRRSNYQIKINSTEDIVIQNKFSEDLSIKVPCGFSSQFVLTCNGSSHPFRTYNVRIRDTLVLTMRMFQSKALDERRKGRG, from the exons ATGTCTTCTAGTAAGAGCGCGTTGCATCAGCTTAAGGATGGAGTGGTTCAGAATCGTAGCTCAGATTTTTTAGATAG GCATAAATTTGAAGCACATCTTGCTCCAAAGAATTTGAAAGGAGATGAAACTTTTAATCATCTTCAAGATCAAGAGGCTATGGTA GAACTTCATTCACAAGCCAGAAAGCTAGGAGAGGAGATCCAATTCCTCCGTGAACAAATATCTGTTGCTTCTGTCAAG GAAATGCAGCTGCTTACTGAGAAGTATGCATTGGAAACTAAACTTGCGGACTTACGATTG GCAGTAGATGAGAAGCAAAATGAAGCCATTACCTCTGCCCTAAATGAGTTGGCTGGCAGAAAAGGTGATCTTgaaggaaatttaaaattagcaCATGAATTGAAG GTTGAAGAGGATGAAAGATATGTCTTCATGTCATCCTTGCTTGGACTATTGGCTGAGTATGGTATTTGGCCCCGTGTAATGAATGCTGCTGCTATATCTAGTAGTATAAAG CACCTATATGATCAATTACAGTGGAAGATTAAAGTGTCGCAT GATAGAATTAGAGAAATAACGACAGTGGTGGAGAATCATTCTGAAAGTGGGTCACATGGTATAGGCAGCCTAGGTCCTGGCATATTGAATGGTCAACTTTCTAATAGATCCACG GGTCAGCGTGGTTCTTCTCCCTATAATGACTTTGTTGATGGACTTGTGGATCCAACTGACATACCAAGATATATGACTGATCATACACACATTAGGAATGTGATGCTAACCAACAATGGAATTCCTCAGGAGTTCACACCCAATACTACTAG GGTGATGGCTAGCCCTATGCCTCCTCCCATCCCAAATGATGAGATTGCTTCTTCTATTTCAGAAG AGGGCCCTGGCATAGAGAATTTTCAGATTGTTGGTGATGCCATTCCAGGAGGCAAGCTTCTTGGATGTGGATTTCCAGTACGAGGGACATCTCTTTGCATGTTTCAG TGGGTTCGTGATCTTCAGGATGGAACTAGGCAGTACATTGAAG GAGCCACCAATCCTGAATATACTGTCACTGCTGATGACGTCGATAAAATAATTGCTGTTGAGTGCATACCAATGGATGACCATGGCCGTCAG GGAGATCTGGTCAGACTTTTTGCTAAtgatcaaaacaaaataaaatgtg ATCCAGAAATGCAAAAGGAAATTGACACGCATATTTCCAGAGGACAAGCCGCATTTAGTGTTCAATTGTTG ATGGAGTCTTCTGAGAATTGGGAGGCATCAACTTTAACTTTGAGGCGGTCCAACTACCAAATTAAGATCAATAGCACAGAAGATATcgtaatacaaaataaattctcagaAGATTTGTCA ATTAAGGTTCCCTGTGGGTTTTCATCACAGTTTGTTTTGACATGCAATGGATCTTCTCATCCTTTCAGAACATACAATGTTCG GATTCGCGATACACTAGTGTTGACCATGAGAATGTTCCAAAGCAAG GCGTTGGACGAGAGAAGGAAGGGAAGAGGATAG
- the LOC107429267 gene encoding uncharacterized protein LOC107429267 isoform X10, translating into MSSSKSALHQLKDGVVQNRSSDFLDRHKFEAHLAPKNLKGDETFNHLQDQEAMVVELHSQARKLGEEIQFLREQISVASVKEMQLLTEKYALETKLADLRLAVDEKQNEAITSALNELAGRKGDLEGNLKLAHELKVEEDERYVFMSSLLGLLAEYGIWPRVMNAAAISSSIKHLYDQLQWKIKVSHDRIREITTVVENHSESGSHGIGSLGPGILNGQLSNRSTGQRGSSPYNDFVDGLVDPTDIPRYMTDHTHIRNVMLTNNGIPQEFTPNTTRVMASPMPPPIPNDEIASSISEEGPGIENFQIVGDAIPGGKLLGCGFPVRGTSLCMFQWVRDLQDGTRQYIEGATNPEYTVTADDVDKIIAVECIPMDDHGRQGDLVRLFANDQNKIKCDPEMQKEIDTHISRGQAAFSVQLLMESSENWEASTLTLRRSNYQIKINSTEDIVIQNKFSEDLSDSRYTSVDHENVPKQGVGREKEGKRIASPVVSYSQSLVDSYSRYSLLDD; encoded by the exons ATGTCTTCTAGTAAGAGCGCGTTGCATCAGCTTAAGGATGGAGTGGTTCAGAATCGTAGCTCAGATTTTTTAGATAG GCATAAATTTGAAGCACATCTTGCTCCAAAGAATTTGAAAGGAGATGAAACTTTTAATCATCTTCAAGATCAAGAGGCTATGGTAGTG GAACTTCATTCACAAGCCAGAAAGCTAGGAGAGGAGATCCAATTCCTCCGTGAACAAATATCTGTTGCTTCTGTCAAG GAAATGCAGCTGCTTACTGAGAAGTATGCATTGGAAACTAAACTTGCGGACTTACGATTG GCAGTAGATGAGAAGCAAAATGAAGCCATTACCTCTGCCCTAAATGAGTTGGCTGGCAGAAAAGGTGATCTTgaaggaaatttaaaattagcaCATGAATTGAAG GTTGAAGAGGATGAAAGATATGTCTTCATGTCATCCTTGCTTGGACTATTGGCTGAGTATGGTATTTGGCCCCGTGTAATGAATGCTGCTGCTATATCTAGTAGTATAAAG CACCTATATGATCAATTACAGTGGAAGATTAAAGTGTCGCAT GATAGAATTAGAGAAATAACGACAGTGGTGGAGAATCATTCTGAAAGTGGGTCACATGGTATAGGCAGCCTAGGTCCTGGCATATTGAATGGTCAACTTTCTAATAGATCCACG GGTCAGCGTGGTTCTTCTCCCTATAATGACTTTGTTGATGGACTTGTGGATCCAACTGACATACCAAGATATATGACTGATCATACACACATTAGGAATGTGATGCTAACCAACAATGGAATTCCTCAGGAGTTCACACCCAATACTACTAG GGTGATGGCTAGCCCTATGCCTCCTCCCATCCCAAATGATGAGATTGCTTCTTCTATTTCAGAAG AGGGCCCTGGCATAGAGAATTTTCAGATTGTTGGTGATGCCATTCCAGGAGGCAAGCTTCTTGGATGTGGATTTCCAGTACGAGGGACATCTCTTTGCATGTTTCAG TGGGTTCGTGATCTTCAGGATGGAACTAGGCAGTACATTGAAG GAGCCACCAATCCTGAATATACTGTCACTGCTGATGACGTCGATAAAATAATTGCTGTTGAGTGCATACCAATGGATGACCATGGCCGTCAG GGAGATCTGGTCAGACTTTTTGCTAAtgatcaaaacaaaataaaatgtg ATCCAGAAATGCAAAAGGAAATTGACACGCATATTTCCAGAGGACAAGCCGCATTTAGTGTTCAATTGTTG ATGGAGTCTTCTGAGAATTGGGAGGCATCAACTTTAACTTTGAGGCGGTCCAACTACCAAATTAAGATCAATAGCACAGAAGATATcgtaatacaaaataaattctcagaAGATTTGTCA GATTCGCGATACACTAGTGTTGACCATGAGAATGTTCCAAAGCAAG GCGTTGGACGAGAGAAGGAAGGGAAGAGGATAGCAAGTCCGGTTGTTTCTTATAGCCAATCTCTGGTTGATTCTTATAGCCGTTATTCATTGTTAGATGACTGA
- the LOC107429267 gene encoding uncharacterized protein LOC107429267 isoform X8, producing the protein MSSSKSALHQLKDGVVQNRSSDFLDRHKFEAHLAPKNLKGDETFNHLQDQEAMVVELHSQARKLGEEIQFLREQISVASVKEMQLLTEKYALETKLADLRLAVDEKQNEAITSALNELAGRKGDLEGNLKLAHELKVEEDERYVFMSSLLGLLAEYGIWPRVMNAAAISSSIKHLYDQLQWKIKVSHDRIREITTVVENHSESGSHGIGSLGPGILNGQLSNRSTGQRGSSPYNDFVDGLVDPTDIPRYMTDHTHIRNVMLTNNGIPQEFTPNTTRVMASPMPPPIPNDEIASSISEEGPGIENFQIVGDAIPGGKLLGCGFPVRGTSLCMFQWVRDLQDGTRQYIEGATNPEYTVTADDVDKIIAVECIPMDDHGRQGDLVRLFANDQNKIKCDPEMQKEIDTHISRGQAAFSVQLLMESSENWEASTLTLRRSNYQIKINSTEDIVIQNKFSEDLSDSRYTSVDHENVPKQAGVGREKEGKRIASPVVSYSQSLVDSYSRYSLLDD; encoded by the exons ATGTCTTCTAGTAAGAGCGCGTTGCATCAGCTTAAGGATGGAGTGGTTCAGAATCGTAGCTCAGATTTTTTAGATAG GCATAAATTTGAAGCACATCTTGCTCCAAAGAATTTGAAAGGAGATGAAACTTTTAATCATCTTCAAGATCAAGAGGCTATGGTAGTG GAACTTCATTCACAAGCCAGAAAGCTAGGAGAGGAGATCCAATTCCTCCGTGAACAAATATCTGTTGCTTCTGTCAAG GAAATGCAGCTGCTTACTGAGAAGTATGCATTGGAAACTAAACTTGCGGACTTACGATTG GCAGTAGATGAGAAGCAAAATGAAGCCATTACCTCTGCCCTAAATGAGTTGGCTGGCAGAAAAGGTGATCTTgaaggaaatttaaaattagcaCATGAATTGAAG GTTGAAGAGGATGAAAGATATGTCTTCATGTCATCCTTGCTTGGACTATTGGCTGAGTATGGTATTTGGCCCCGTGTAATGAATGCTGCTGCTATATCTAGTAGTATAAAG CACCTATATGATCAATTACAGTGGAAGATTAAAGTGTCGCAT GATAGAATTAGAGAAATAACGACAGTGGTGGAGAATCATTCTGAAAGTGGGTCACATGGTATAGGCAGCCTAGGTCCTGGCATATTGAATGGTCAACTTTCTAATAGATCCACG GGTCAGCGTGGTTCTTCTCCCTATAATGACTTTGTTGATGGACTTGTGGATCCAACTGACATACCAAGATATATGACTGATCATACACACATTAGGAATGTGATGCTAACCAACAATGGAATTCCTCAGGAGTTCACACCCAATACTACTAG GGTGATGGCTAGCCCTATGCCTCCTCCCATCCCAAATGATGAGATTGCTTCTTCTATTTCAGAAG AGGGCCCTGGCATAGAGAATTTTCAGATTGTTGGTGATGCCATTCCAGGAGGCAAGCTTCTTGGATGTGGATTTCCAGTACGAGGGACATCTCTTTGCATGTTTCAG TGGGTTCGTGATCTTCAGGATGGAACTAGGCAGTACATTGAAG GAGCCACCAATCCTGAATATACTGTCACTGCTGATGACGTCGATAAAATAATTGCTGTTGAGTGCATACCAATGGATGACCATGGCCGTCAG GGAGATCTGGTCAGACTTTTTGCTAAtgatcaaaacaaaataaaatgtg ATCCAGAAATGCAAAAGGAAATTGACACGCATATTTCCAGAGGACAAGCCGCATTTAGTGTTCAATTGTTG ATGGAGTCTTCTGAGAATTGGGAGGCATCAACTTTAACTTTGAGGCGGTCCAACTACCAAATTAAGATCAATAGCACAGAAGATATcgtaatacaaaataaattctcagaAGATTTGTCA GATTCGCGATACACTAGTGTTGACCATGAGAATGTTCCAAAGCAAG CAGGCGTTGGACGAGAGAAGGAAGGGAAGAGGATAGCAAGTCCGGTTGTTTCTTATAGCCAATCTCTGGTTGATTCTTATAGCCGTTATTCATTGTTAGATGACTGA
- the LOC107429267 gene encoding uncharacterized protein LOC107429267 isoform X3 yields MSSSKSALHQLKDGVVQNRSSDFLDRHKFEAHLAPKNLKGDETFNHLQDQEAMVELHSQARKLGEEIQFLREQISVASVKEMQLLTEKYALETKLADLRLAVDEKQNEAITSALNELAGRKGDLEGNLKLAHELKVEEDERYVFMSSLLGLLAEYGIWPRVMNAAAISSSIKHLYDQLQWKIKVSHDRIREITTVVENHSESGSHGIGSLGPGILNGQLSNRSTGQRGSSPYNDFVDGLVDPTDIPRYMTDHTHIRNVMLTNNGIPQEFTPNTTRVMASPMPPPIPNDEIASSISEEGPGIENFQIVGDAIPGGKLLGCGFPVRGTSLCMFQWVRDLQDGTRQYIEGATNPEYTVTADDVDKIIAVECIPMDDHGRQGDLVRLFANDQNKIKCDPEMQKEIDTHISRGQAAFSVQLLMESSENWEASTLTLRRSNYQIKINSTEDIVIQNKFSEDLSIKVPCGFSSQFVLTCNGSSHPFRTYNVRIRDTLVLTMRMFQSKQALDERRKGRG; encoded by the exons ATGTCTTCTAGTAAGAGCGCGTTGCATCAGCTTAAGGATGGAGTGGTTCAGAATCGTAGCTCAGATTTTTTAGATAG GCATAAATTTGAAGCACATCTTGCTCCAAAGAATTTGAAAGGAGATGAAACTTTTAATCATCTTCAAGATCAAGAGGCTATGGTA GAACTTCATTCACAAGCCAGAAAGCTAGGAGAGGAGATCCAATTCCTCCGTGAACAAATATCTGTTGCTTCTGTCAAG GAAATGCAGCTGCTTACTGAGAAGTATGCATTGGAAACTAAACTTGCGGACTTACGATTG GCAGTAGATGAGAAGCAAAATGAAGCCATTACCTCTGCCCTAAATGAGTTGGCTGGCAGAAAAGGTGATCTTgaaggaaatttaaaattagcaCATGAATTGAAG GTTGAAGAGGATGAAAGATATGTCTTCATGTCATCCTTGCTTGGACTATTGGCTGAGTATGGTATTTGGCCCCGTGTAATGAATGCTGCTGCTATATCTAGTAGTATAAAG CACCTATATGATCAATTACAGTGGAAGATTAAAGTGTCGCAT GATAGAATTAGAGAAATAACGACAGTGGTGGAGAATCATTCTGAAAGTGGGTCACATGGTATAGGCAGCCTAGGTCCTGGCATATTGAATGGTCAACTTTCTAATAGATCCACG GGTCAGCGTGGTTCTTCTCCCTATAATGACTTTGTTGATGGACTTGTGGATCCAACTGACATACCAAGATATATGACTGATCATACACACATTAGGAATGTGATGCTAACCAACAATGGAATTCCTCAGGAGTTCACACCCAATACTACTAG GGTGATGGCTAGCCCTATGCCTCCTCCCATCCCAAATGATGAGATTGCTTCTTCTATTTCAGAAG AGGGCCCTGGCATAGAGAATTTTCAGATTGTTGGTGATGCCATTCCAGGAGGCAAGCTTCTTGGATGTGGATTTCCAGTACGAGGGACATCTCTTTGCATGTTTCAG TGGGTTCGTGATCTTCAGGATGGAACTAGGCAGTACATTGAAG GAGCCACCAATCCTGAATATACTGTCACTGCTGATGACGTCGATAAAATAATTGCTGTTGAGTGCATACCAATGGATGACCATGGCCGTCAG GGAGATCTGGTCAGACTTTTTGCTAAtgatcaaaacaaaataaaatgtg ATCCAGAAATGCAAAAGGAAATTGACACGCATATTTCCAGAGGACAAGCCGCATTTAGTGTTCAATTGTTG ATGGAGTCTTCTGAGAATTGGGAGGCATCAACTTTAACTTTGAGGCGGTCCAACTACCAAATTAAGATCAATAGCACAGAAGATATcgtaatacaaaataaattctcagaAGATTTGTCA ATTAAGGTTCCCTGTGGGTTTTCATCACAGTTTGTTTTGACATGCAATGGATCTTCTCATCCTTTCAGAACATACAATGTTCG GATTCGCGATACACTAGTGTTGACCATGAGAATGTTCCAAAGCAAG CAGGCGTTGGACGAGAGAAGGAAGGGAAGAGGATAG
- the LOC107429267 gene encoding uncharacterized protein LOC107429267 isoform X1 produces MSSSKSALHQLKDGVVQNRSSDFLDRHKFEAHLAPKNLKGDETFNHLQDQEAMVVELHSQARKLGEEIQFLREQISVASVKEMQLLTEKYALETKLADLRLAVDEKQNEAITSALNELAGRKGDLEGNLKLAHELKVEEDERYVFMSSLLGLLAEYGIWPRVMNAAAISSSIKHLYDQLQWKIKVSHDRIREITTVVENHSESGSHGIGSLGPGILNGQLSNRSTGQRGSSPYNDFVDGLVDPTDIPRYMTDHTHIRNVMLTNNGIPQEFTPNTTRVMASPMPPPIPNDEIASSISEEGPGIENFQIVGDAIPGGKLLGCGFPVRGTSLCMFQWVRDLQDGTRQYIEGATNPEYTVTADDVDKIIAVECIPMDDHGRQGDLVRLFANDQNKIKCDPEMQKEIDTHISRGQAAFSVQLLMESSENWEASTLTLRRSNYQIKINSTEDIVIQNKFSEDLSIKVPCGFSSQFVLTCNGSSHPFRTYNVRIRDTLVLTMRMFQSKQALDERRKGRG; encoded by the exons ATGTCTTCTAGTAAGAGCGCGTTGCATCAGCTTAAGGATGGAGTGGTTCAGAATCGTAGCTCAGATTTTTTAGATAG GCATAAATTTGAAGCACATCTTGCTCCAAAGAATTTGAAAGGAGATGAAACTTTTAATCATCTTCAAGATCAAGAGGCTATGGTAGTG GAACTTCATTCACAAGCCAGAAAGCTAGGAGAGGAGATCCAATTCCTCCGTGAACAAATATCTGTTGCTTCTGTCAAG GAAATGCAGCTGCTTACTGAGAAGTATGCATTGGAAACTAAACTTGCGGACTTACGATTG GCAGTAGATGAGAAGCAAAATGAAGCCATTACCTCTGCCCTAAATGAGTTGGCTGGCAGAAAAGGTGATCTTgaaggaaatttaaaattagcaCATGAATTGAAG GTTGAAGAGGATGAAAGATATGTCTTCATGTCATCCTTGCTTGGACTATTGGCTGAGTATGGTATTTGGCCCCGTGTAATGAATGCTGCTGCTATATCTAGTAGTATAAAG CACCTATATGATCAATTACAGTGGAAGATTAAAGTGTCGCAT GATAGAATTAGAGAAATAACGACAGTGGTGGAGAATCATTCTGAAAGTGGGTCACATGGTATAGGCAGCCTAGGTCCTGGCATATTGAATGGTCAACTTTCTAATAGATCCACG GGTCAGCGTGGTTCTTCTCCCTATAATGACTTTGTTGATGGACTTGTGGATCCAACTGACATACCAAGATATATGACTGATCATACACACATTAGGAATGTGATGCTAACCAACAATGGAATTCCTCAGGAGTTCACACCCAATACTACTAG GGTGATGGCTAGCCCTATGCCTCCTCCCATCCCAAATGATGAGATTGCTTCTTCTATTTCAGAAG AGGGCCCTGGCATAGAGAATTTTCAGATTGTTGGTGATGCCATTCCAGGAGGCAAGCTTCTTGGATGTGGATTTCCAGTACGAGGGACATCTCTTTGCATGTTTCAG TGGGTTCGTGATCTTCAGGATGGAACTAGGCAGTACATTGAAG GAGCCACCAATCCTGAATATACTGTCACTGCTGATGACGTCGATAAAATAATTGCTGTTGAGTGCATACCAATGGATGACCATGGCCGTCAG GGAGATCTGGTCAGACTTTTTGCTAAtgatcaaaacaaaataaaatgtg ATCCAGAAATGCAAAAGGAAATTGACACGCATATTTCCAGAGGACAAGCCGCATTTAGTGTTCAATTGTTG ATGGAGTCTTCTGAGAATTGGGAGGCATCAACTTTAACTTTGAGGCGGTCCAACTACCAAATTAAGATCAATAGCACAGAAGATATcgtaatacaaaataaattctcagaAGATTTGTCA ATTAAGGTTCCCTGTGGGTTTTCATCACAGTTTGTTTTGACATGCAATGGATCTTCTCATCCTTTCAGAACATACAATGTTCG GATTCGCGATACACTAGTGTTGACCATGAGAATGTTCCAAAGCAAG CAGGCGTTGGACGAGAGAAGGAAGGGAAGAGGATAG
- the LOC107429267 gene encoding uncharacterized protein LOC107429267 isoform X9 → MSSSKSALHQLKDGVVQNRSSDFLDRHKFEAHLAPKNLKGDETFNHLQDQEAMELHSQARKLGEEIQFLREQISVASVKLLTEKYALETKLADLRLAVDEKQNEAITSALNELAGRKGDLEGNLKLAHELKVEEDERYVFMSSLLGLLAEYGIWPRVMNAAAISSSIKHLYDQLQWKIKVSHDRIREITTVVENHSESGSHGIGSLGPGILNGQLSNRSTGQRGSSPYNDFVDGLVDPTDIPRYMTDHTHIRNVMLTNNGIPQEFTPNTTRVMASPMPPPIPNDEIASSISEEGPGIENFQIVGDAIPGGKLLGCGFPVRGTSLCMFQWVRDLQDGTRQYIEGATNPEYTVTADDVDKIIAVECIPMDDHGRQGDLVRLFANDQNKIKCDPEMQKEIDTHISRGQAAFSVQLLMESSENWEASTLTLRRSNYQIKINSTEDIVIQNKFSEDLSIKVPCGFSSQFVLTCNGSSHPFRTYNVRIRDTLVLTMRMFQSKQALDERRKGRG, encoded by the exons ATGTCTTCTAGTAAGAGCGCGTTGCATCAGCTTAAGGATGGAGTGGTTCAGAATCGTAGCTCAGATTTTTTAGATAG GCATAAATTTGAAGCACATCTTGCTCCAAAGAATTTGAAAGGAGATGAAACTTTTAATCATCTTCAAGATCAAGAGGCTATG GAACTTCATTCACAAGCCAGAAAGCTAGGAGAGGAGATCCAATTCCTCCGTGAACAAATATCTGTTGCTTCTGTCAAG CTGCTTACTGAGAAGTATGCATTGGAAACTAAACTTGCGGACTTACGATTG GCAGTAGATGAGAAGCAAAATGAAGCCATTACCTCTGCCCTAAATGAGTTGGCTGGCAGAAAAGGTGATCTTgaaggaaatttaaaattagcaCATGAATTGAAG GTTGAAGAGGATGAAAGATATGTCTTCATGTCATCCTTGCTTGGACTATTGGCTGAGTATGGTATTTGGCCCCGTGTAATGAATGCTGCTGCTATATCTAGTAGTATAAAG CACCTATATGATCAATTACAGTGGAAGATTAAAGTGTCGCAT GATAGAATTAGAGAAATAACGACAGTGGTGGAGAATCATTCTGAAAGTGGGTCACATGGTATAGGCAGCCTAGGTCCTGGCATATTGAATGGTCAACTTTCTAATAGATCCACG GGTCAGCGTGGTTCTTCTCCCTATAATGACTTTGTTGATGGACTTGTGGATCCAACTGACATACCAAGATATATGACTGATCATACACACATTAGGAATGTGATGCTAACCAACAATGGAATTCCTCAGGAGTTCACACCCAATACTACTAG GGTGATGGCTAGCCCTATGCCTCCTCCCATCCCAAATGATGAGATTGCTTCTTCTATTTCAGAAG AGGGCCCTGGCATAGAGAATTTTCAGATTGTTGGTGATGCCATTCCAGGAGGCAAGCTTCTTGGATGTGGATTTCCAGTACGAGGGACATCTCTTTGCATGTTTCAG TGGGTTCGTGATCTTCAGGATGGAACTAGGCAGTACATTGAAG GAGCCACCAATCCTGAATATACTGTCACTGCTGATGACGTCGATAAAATAATTGCTGTTGAGTGCATACCAATGGATGACCATGGCCGTCAG GGAGATCTGGTCAGACTTTTTGCTAAtgatcaaaacaaaataaaatgtg ATCCAGAAATGCAAAAGGAAATTGACACGCATATTTCCAGAGGACAAGCCGCATTTAGTGTTCAATTGTTG ATGGAGTCTTCTGAGAATTGGGAGGCATCAACTTTAACTTTGAGGCGGTCCAACTACCAAATTAAGATCAATAGCACAGAAGATATcgtaatacaaaataaattctcagaAGATTTGTCA ATTAAGGTTCCCTGTGGGTTTTCATCACAGTTTGTTTTGACATGCAATGGATCTTCTCATCCTTTCAGAACATACAATGTTCG GATTCGCGATACACTAGTGTTGACCATGAGAATGTTCCAAAGCAAG CAGGCGTTGGACGAGAGAAGGAAGGGAAGAGGATAG
- the LOC107429267 gene encoding uncharacterized protein LOC107429267 isoform X11, with protein MSSSKSALHQLKDGVVQNRSSDFLDRHKFEAHLAPKNLKGDETFNHLQDQEAMVVELHSQARKLGEEIQFLREQISVASVKEMQLLTEKYALETKLADLRLAVDEKQNEAITSALNELAGRKGDLEGNLKLAHELKVEEDERYVFMSSLLGLLAEYGIWPRVMNAAAISSSIKHLYDQLQWKIKVSHDRIREITTVVENHSESGSHGIGSLGPGILNGQLSNRSTGQRGSSPYNDFVDGLVDPTDIPRYMTDHTHIRNVMLTNNGIPQEFTPNTTRVMASPMPPPIPNDEIASSISEGGKLLGCGFPVRGTSLCMFQWVRDLQDGTRQYIEGATNPEYTVTADDVDKIIAVECIPMDDHGRQGDLVRLFANDQNKIKCDPEMQKEIDTHISRGQAAFSVQLLMESSENWEASTLTLRRSNYQIKINSTEDIVIQNKFSEDLSIKVPCGFSSQFVLTCNGSSHPFRTYNVRIRDTLVLTMRMFQSKQALDERRKGRG; from the exons ATGTCTTCTAGTAAGAGCGCGTTGCATCAGCTTAAGGATGGAGTGGTTCAGAATCGTAGCTCAGATTTTTTAGATAG GCATAAATTTGAAGCACATCTTGCTCCAAAGAATTTGAAAGGAGATGAAACTTTTAATCATCTTCAAGATCAAGAGGCTATGGTAGTG GAACTTCATTCACAAGCCAGAAAGCTAGGAGAGGAGATCCAATTCCTCCGTGAACAAATATCTGTTGCTTCTGTCAAG GAAATGCAGCTGCTTACTGAGAAGTATGCATTGGAAACTAAACTTGCGGACTTACGATTG GCAGTAGATGAGAAGCAAAATGAAGCCATTACCTCTGCCCTAAATGAGTTGGCTGGCAGAAAAGGTGATCTTgaaggaaatttaaaattagcaCATGAATTGAAG GTTGAAGAGGATGAAAGATATGTCTTCATGTCATCCTTGCTTGGACTATTGGCTGAGTATGGTATTTGGCCCCGTGTAATGAATGCTGCTGCTATATCTAGTAGTATAAAG CACCTATATGATCAATTACAGTGGAAGATTAAAGTGTCGCAT GATAGAATTAGAGAAATAACGACAGTGGTGGAGAATCATTCTGAAAGTGGGTCACATGGTATAGGCAGCCTAGGTCCTGGCATATTGAATGGTCAACTTTCTAATAGATCCACG GGTCAGCGTGGTTCTTCTCCCTATAATGACTTTGTTGATGGACTTGTGGATCCAACTGACATACCAAGATATATGACTGATCATACACACATTAGGAATGTGATGCTAACCAACAATGGAATTCCTCAGGAGTTCACACCCAATACTACTAG GGTGATGGCTAGCCCTATGCCTCCTCCCATCCCAAATGATGAGATTGCTTCTTCTATTTCAGAAG GAGGCAAGCTTCTTGGATGTGGATTTCCAGTACGAGGGACATCTCTTTGCATGTTTCAG TGGGTTCGTGATCTTCAGGATGGAACTAGGCAGTACATTGAAG GAGCCACCAATCCTGAATATACTGTCACTGCTGATGACGTCGATAAAATAATTGCTGTTGAGTGCATACCAATGGATGACCATGGCCGTCAG GGAGATCTGGTCAGACTTTTTGCTAAtgatcaaaacaaaataaaatgtg ATCCAGAAATGCAAAAGGAAATTGACACGCATATTTCCAGAGGACAAGCCGCATTTAGTGTTCAATTGTTG ATGGAGTCTTCTGAGAATTGGGAGGCATCAACTTTAACTTTGAGGCGGTCCAACTACCAAATTAAGATCAATAGCACAGAAGATATcgtaatacaaaataaattctcagaAGATTTGTCA ATTAAGGTTCCCTGTGGGTTTTCATCACAGTTTGTTTTGACATGCAATGGATCTTCTCATCCTTTCAGAACATACAATGTTCG GATTCGCGATACACTAGTGTTGACCATGAGAATGTTCCAAAGCAAG CAGGCGTTGGACGAGAGAAGGAAGGGAAGAGGATAG